The Linepithema humile isolate Giens D197 chromosome 2, Lhum_UNIL_v1.0, whole genome shotgun sequence genome has a segment encoding these proteins:
- the nocte gene encoding protein PRRC2B isoform X4, which produces MSTLSGIVSKGEKGKSKFQSLDINSLYRGESLEPHQQKNTLPRKHGMQSLGKVPSARRPPANLPSLKSETSSSDPAVSLVPSGGSGWATTKDSTPSTTTTTTVATSLDNTTTVSSTAQCAAGTTVSTSLHSLLPGQQNASQPPFLDQTNNKSSWSAIMSRSGDAVVGYAGLVGGAKGGRGALGLSFLAHQSPQFQHEFPSLSGQPSASVSTQSQTQQSSTTSNAISVAVHQSLLQQQPYSHNHSGGTPGSQQQSNRELNAQYGPGPSLRPQTEGSWIQGGSRTASGAAPATPAGPGNGNTPAGQGLPLNIPVSGGHTQEGPGGGRQNLGQSPNTGAGPGGQHNAVNNQGSAPAAGSNQIGPNLHHYRGLIPPFMYRSNFPGGFPSQFPPNSGSNSPRPRFNHPLDRFPPPQRGDRVAEEEILTRPIIKEEDLTRMDDISRDAGWAAHDDIDYNQKLAFSDDEADADPSKSDEKKEKEKKGDDNNMEEKEKRDNRDLKELRDPPHRPWTQPVNRDYRGSNGPSGGGYANQSQLHSVHSLRGVEDDETWSERRRIKSEVASVVERARQRKEEEEKRFQESTKQAAAKKLQDLEQKLKEKQAKHNKDDERAQSGEPKSLISIPPVPLPIPEWEREKENRERESRDRDRERSRTSSEGKDEKIIASGREARDGLRESRDQGLADFRQSDRQGFLRQQDTVRSERERERDRDRDQRDSRDREQPAFSRHFQNNLPPRFQKQQAERSSANFSRISPSAERSASQSVPFSQQYDPGRWLHNYNSLIDSGMKQSMPPQRRNRNDSDTSAPLDDERPPSRDHRGGAPSSREDRYRHSSHRSYDSRKPGGYYDEYSRSFRDYEYDDRHPRDSWERERHFDDKERDPKENLDSRDGRDVKDPRPTSRDARDVRDVRDRDKEKKEYDYSKDSFDEREREQRERPESSEWRDERSIGQIEGRRDAPKEERSERPQRPDSRDSRASRESKTSLRDDDLHKLRDWVSEVSDYEEKKRDYHEETRERERDRDRRQPPGPVTKEKIEADELKNEKRSLTQLKRGSDLQEKKDQPKESSVEVKKDADAWNRKTPESRQIERCDNSPKAWADAISPTFEKEEEKLAEAAKDGKEGDEIKQSSLDKPALDKREEAVTEDAKEQQLKDEKREKNMRNRTSSGSSSRVRESRGGRQWGGTFSVYTRGWRGPESRGRRGGPRPAGKSGLSAKSGSYGHTDSENSADEVSGSTESGKEDKRSARSPKPSQKIEKDERNREVSRRDDKRSADYPQARSEKRAYDGKPSHEAFAPSGEPSRRGRGGFRIRNTATGSRMEGYGPPSSKSPFSSERNADEKHQQQNVGRQNPPTPTSEKETSLLQSAPVESLDDKIIAKQQALTAGITGRRNKSPSQQTQQSGKQEASQVAVPSQKAQIRKDDSRSKRTRSGSRRGRDSREARSRGSSSNVSKQPQSDVGNEDWETTSENSEEHIDDHKESRNSRNKHFGGRAIQATNQNAIGTNVHSRRSEQSANAREQREKNPKSSNPASRAPGAEKRNLQNAGFSAQKNHADSIPPLMQNAQIQNGGRSRSQSSTNSGAVTNKSSNKDSMVNRIDEIKLADPNLVNQALNELNKKSQTKDKKLMDSEIETSSCTEDAGNVAAEDKVDADGFQEVRSKKNVKESRHSQKEEAKPVKRDKEKERERDRSKTKSNGSQQVLQQVQNIPPLLGQNIPQPANIPQKQYDNRNSRNPRLAPRFQRLVKQQQQQMCVTDAGDMSKLNSAGNTYAKDSSNSPAPPPAVNAWDKPFTSQLRSNSPSAVPADIQLMSALTTQNDHSHEGNEANSGHSSQRNSPSGEKTGKNLKEALAEKNVSDVSSPPVQTLIFENTNYSKTTKTTGPTDLAVKSKFSNHIKTQQRAEKRADIEEDGSGQVQHQQQALSVAFSNKPNDLIKDKNQEPIQMPLSFNKNEDSADMKLDFTFDSDLSQLTDDKSKSLGMTRSMHIAGGQSTISPSTAELNLKIASVKKVWENAPPMPTVVEHEDGGGVVSSATSFPQAFESGDVDDSYSPHQQYSQNNMKSEITTSTNVCKLVPPQVKPQQQSSGSSGTQPGSTVPGPSPIGAGQSPIGHPPVSLQGPLSPPPFNSTGQPSHINYQEFPQYPGSQAAQYGGMSAIPSPPAVLFNTGSGQLPAQAGGLYGAFQLDQSRSPFTQYTPYAPSLQSSFSQQNVYLQQPPPPPPHAPNAPTPEMYQSNLSQYRITAAAAPPFGQNQQLSNNPNTVLISSSSNSLMSASVKPSSQPIGAIGTKAPHFQTPSAPQPNQLTYIPYDPNQVLSVSGSYMGNSQLVQRPGPNVQASANSYYSATSADVFPGSQTGFYQSGGATQQTGTHYGLQGFGQHSQSLATGSATPVGLQNYGPGFLSSSGLQIAAAAQQFRNPTGGLPGPGNAGPTFLSKHQPQEQPRQLKSPSGNQQDVLASVFSSIKNHLFVAPQIPSPKSRNCKQQSSSQQPQPSPTQHHKYQQYQGVSQSALVSSYNNYVLQQNVRGMGMPPRAGIQPSQQRYPPPIQRPVVPFAPGPNNPSQQQPACMPTQQQQQAQINRHRPNLHQQQQQQQQRNMKMQQQYYSSQGNVKMDSTDKSDNHNDKMNDGPSGTQSGGNKSNVNQQDSDNNKEEVNQQNE; this is translated from the exons ACTGTCTCTTCAACAGCACAATGCGCAGCAGGGACCACTGTTTCAACATCCCTACACTCGTTATTACCGGGACAACAAAATGCATCACAACCTCCTTTTTTGGATCAAACAAACAACAAATCATCATGGAGCGCGATTATGAGCAGATCAGGAGACG CAGTGGTTGGTTACGCGGGGCTCGTGGGGGGCGCGAAAGGGGGAAGAGGTGCCCTTGGACTGAGTTTCCTCGCCCACCAGTCCCCGCAGTTCCAACACGAGTTTCCCAGTCTCAGTGGACAGCCCTCCGCCTCCGTCTCCACTCAGAGCCAGACTCAACAGTCCTCAACAACATCCAATGCAATTTCAGTCGCGGTTCACCAATCGTTGCTACAGCAACAGCCGTATTCCCACAACCACTCAG GTGGGACGCCGGGAAGTCAACAGCAATCAAATCGAGAATTAAATGCGCAATATGGTCCAGGGCCGAGCCTGCGTCCACAGA CGGAAGGAAGCTGGATTCAAGGTGGGAGTCGCACTGCAAGTGGCGCAGCGCCAGCAACACCGGCTGGTCCCGGAAATGGGAATACTCCGGCGGGCCAGGGCCTCCCTTTAAATATACCTGTTTCCGGAGGACACACCCAGGAGGGACCCGGTGGAGGGCGGCAGAACTTGGGCCAATCGCCCAACACGGGCGCGGGCCCGGGAGGCCAGCATAACGCCGTAAATAATCAAGGTTCTGCGCCTGCTGCCGGTTCAAATCAAATTGGGCCAAATTTGCATCACTACCGGGGACTTATCCCGCCGTTT ATGTATAGATCGAATTTTCCGGGTGGATTTCCTTCTCAATTTCCACCGAATTCCGGATCAAATAGCCCCCGACCTAGATTCAATCATCCTTTGGATCGATTTCCGCCTCCTCAACGCGGCGATCGTGTGGCTGAGGAAGAGATTCTGACTAGACCCATCATCAAGGAGGAAGATCTTACTCGTATGGATGATATTTCACGTGACGCCGGATGGGCCGCGCACGATGATATTGATTATAACCAAAAATTGGCCTTTAGCGACGATGAAGCCGATGCAGATCCATCGAAAAGCGAcgagaaaaaagagaaggagaaaaaggGCGATGATAATAACATGGAAGAGAAGGAGAAGCGAGACAACCGAGACTTGAAGGAGCTTCGGGATCCGCCACATCGTCCTTGGACTCAACCTGTGAATCGCGATTATCGCGGATCGAACGGTCCGAGTGGTGGCGGCTACGCCAATCAATCGCAATTGCACTCTGTGCACTCTTTGAGAG GTGTCGAAGATGATGAGACATGGAGCGAGAGACGTCGAATCAAGTCTGAAGTCGCGTCCGTTGTCGAACGTGCACGACAACGcaaggaggaagaggagaaacGTTTCCAGGAATCGACGAAACAAGCGGCAGCTAAGAAACTACAGGATTTGGAACAGAAACTGAAAGAGAAGCAGGCGAAGCATAATAAGGACGATGAACGTGCGCAATCCGGTGAGCCTAAAAGCTTGATCAGCATCCCGCCTGTGCCTCTTCCGATACCCGAATGGGAAAGGGAGAAGGAGAATCGGGAGCGAGAGAGCAGAGATCGAGATCGCGAACGATCCCGTACTTCGTCCGAAGGCAAAGATGAGAAGATCATCGCGTCCGGACGCGAGGCTCGCGATGGTCTTAGAGAAAGCCGCGATCAAGGACTGGCGGATTTCCGTCAGAGCGATCGGCAAGGTTTCTTACGTCAGCAAGACACAGTGCGCAGCGAGCGCGAAAGAGAGCGCGATCGTGATCGCGATCAAAGGGACTCGAGAGATCGCGAGCAGCCGGCGTTCTCCCGACACTTTCAGAATAACCTGCCGCCCAGGTTTCAAAAGCAGCAGGCGGAGCGGAGCAGTGCGAATTTTAGCCGAATTTCACCCAGCGCGGAAAGATCTGCTTCTCAGTCCGTTCCGTTCTCTCAGCAATATGATCCTGGTAGATGGCTTCACAATTACAATTCATTGA TAGATAGCGGTATGAAGCAGTCTATGCCGCCGCAACGTCGTAACAGGAACGATTCGGATACGTCGGCACCGTTAGACGACGAACGACCTCCGTCTCGAGATCATCGCGGTGGTGCACCGTCGTCAAGGGAGGATCGTTATCGCCACTCTTCGCATCGGTCTTACGACAGCCGTAAACCGGGTGGTTATTACGACGAATACAGCCGCAGTTTTAGAGATTACGAATACGACGATAGACACCCTCGCGATTCTTGGGAACGCGAGAGACACTTCGACGACAAGGAACGAGATCCGAAGGAGAATCTGGACTCGAGAGACGGTCGTGACGTCAAAGATCCTCGTCCCACCAGCCGTGACGCTCGGGATGTGAGAGACGTACGCGACCGCGACAAGGAAAAGAAGGAATACGATTACTCGAAG GACTCTTTCGACGAGCGAGAGCGCGAGCAACGGGAGCGCCCCGAGAGCTCGGAGTGGCGTGATGAACGCAGCATTGGACAAATTGAAGGTCGCCGGGATGCGCCGAAAGAAGAGCGCAGCGAACGCCCGCAGAGACCAGATTCGCGCGACAGTCGCGCTTCTAGAGAATCTAAAACGTCCCTGCGCGATGACGATCTGCATAAATTGCGTGATTGGGTAAGCGAGGTCTCGGATTACGAGGAGAAGAAACGAGACTACCACGAGGAAaccagagaaagagagcgagacaGAGATAGAAGGCAACCACCCGGTCCAGTAACGAAGGAGAAGATCGAAGCGGACGAACTGAAGAACGAGAAGCGCAGCCTGACTCAACTGAAGCGAGGTTCCGATCTTCAAGAGAAGAAGGATCAGCCGAAGGAAAGCTCCGTCGAGGTGAAGAAAGACGCGGATGCTTGGAACAGAAAGACTCCAGAGAGCAGGCAGATCGAGAGATGCGACAATTCGCCAAAGGCGTGGGCCGACGCGATATCGCCGACCTTTGAGAAGGAAGAGGAGAAATTGGCGGAAGCTGCTAAAGACGGCAAGGAAGGCGACGAGATCAAGCAGAGTTCTTTGGATAAGCCAGCTTTGGACAAGCGGGAGGAGGCCGTCACCGAGGATGCCAAGGAGCAGCAGCTCAAGGATGAGAAGCGCGAGAAGAATATGCGTAACAGAACGAGTAGCGGCTCCAGCTCCAGAGTCCGCGAATCCCGAGGCGGACGTCAATGGGGAGGAACTTTCAGTGTTTACACACGCGGCTGGCGCGGTCCAGAGTCCAGAGGACGAAGGGGCGGTCCGCGACCTGCTGGCAAATCCGGATTATCGGCCAAGAGCGGTTCCTACGGACATACCGATTCCGAGAACAGCGCCGACGAGGTGTCCGGCTCTACCGAGTCCGGCAAGGAGGATAAACGCTCGGCTCGCTCGCCAAAACCGTCACAGAAGATTGAGAAGGACGAGCGAAATCGCGAGGTGTCGAGACGCGACGACAAGCGTAGCGCCGACTATCCTCAGGCGCGCAGTGAGAAGAGAGCGTACGACGGGAAGCCCAGCCACGAGGCTTTCGCGCCGTCCGGCGAGCCGTCCCGCCGCGGCAGAGGCGGTTTTCGCATACGAAACACAGCGACGGGCAGTCGCATGGAAGGCTACGGACCGCCGTCTAGCAAGAGCCCGTTCTCGTCGGAACGTAATGCGGACGAGAAGCATCAGCAGCAGAACGTTGGACGACAAAATCCACCGACACCGACTTCGGAGAAAGAGACGAGTCTCCTGCAATCCGCGCCAGTCGAGTCTCTTGACGACAAAATAATTGCGAAGCAACAGGCGCTCACGGCGGGTATCACAGGCAGACGTAACAAATCTCCGAGTCAGCAAACTCAACAGTCTGGTAAACAGGAAGCGAGTCAAGTTGCCGTCCCGTCCCAGAAAGCGCAAATCCGAAAGGATGACTCGCGTTCTAAGAGAACTCGCAGTGGAAGCAGAAGA ggGAGAGATAGTCGTGAAGCTCGTTCGCGTGGCAGCAGTAGCAACGTATCAAAGCAGCCTCAGTCGGACGTAGGCAACGAAGATTGGGAAACCACGTCGGAAAATAGCGAAGAGCACATAGATGATCACAAGGAATCCCGAAACAGTCGCAACAAACATTTCGGTGGACGAGCTATCCAAGCCACGAATCAAAATGCGATCGGCACAAATGTGCATTCCCGTAGAAGCGAGCAGTCGGCGAACGCTCGAGAGCAGCGCGAGAAAAATCCCAAGTCTTCCAATCCGGCGTCGCGAGCCCCGGGCGCGGAGAAGCGAAATCTGCAAAACGCCGGGTTCAGCGCTCAGAAGAATCACGCCGACAGCATACCGCCCTTGATGCAAAACGCGCAGATACAGAACGGCGGAAGGTCCAGGAGTCAGAGTTCGACCAACAGCGGTGCAGTCACGAATAAATCGAGCAACAAGGATAGTATGGTGAATCGCATCGATGAGATCAAACTTGCCGACCCGAACCTAGTGAATCAGGCGCTGAACGAGCTCAACAAAAAGTCGCAGACGAAAGACAAGAAGCTAATGGACTCGGAAATCGAGACGAGTAGTTGCACGGAGGATGCCGGGAATGTCGCGGCGGAGGACAAGGTGGACGCCGACGGTTTCCAGGAAGTGCGCTCGAAGAAGAACGTAAAGGAGTCCAGGCACAGTCAGAAAGAGGAGGCGAAGCCCGTGAAGAGGGATAAGGAAAAGGAACGCGAACGCGATCGTTCGAAAACAAAGTCCAATGGATCGCAGCAGGTCTTGCAACAGGTGCAGAATATCCCGCCCCTGCTCGGCCAGAATATACCGCAGCCGGCGAACATACCGCAAAAGCAGTACGACAATAGGAATTCGAGAAATCCAAGACTCGCACCGCGGTTCCAGCGTCTCGtgaagcagcagcagcagcaaatGTGCGTGACCGACGCGGGTGACATGAGTAAGCTGAACAGCGCCGGCAACACTTACGCGAAGGACTCGTCCAACAGCCCGGCGCCGCCACCGGCGGTCAACGCTTGGGACAAGCCGTTCACCAGCCAGTTGCGCTCGAACTCGCCGTCCGCGGTGCCCGCGGACATTCAATTGATGTCCGCTTTGACGACGCAGAACGATCACAGCCACGAGGGCAACGAGGCGAACTCCGGACACAGCAGCCAGCGGAACTCACCGAGCGGCGAGAAGACCGGGAAGAATCTGAAGGAGGCTCTAGCGGAGAAGAACGTGTCGGACGTGTCGTCGCCACCTGTACAAACTCTCATCTTCGAGAACACGAATTACTCGAAAACCACGAAAACCACCGGACCGACGGATCTTGCGGTGAAATCAAAGTTCTCGAATCACATCAAGACGCAACAGCGAGCCGAGAAGCGTGCGGATATCGAGGAGGACGGCAGCGGCCAGGTGCAACATCAGCAACAAGCGCTCTCCGTCGCGTTCTCCAACAAACCGAACGACTTGATCAAGGACAAGAATCAAGAGCCCATCCAGATGCCGTTGTCGTTCAATAAGAACGAGGACAGCGCCGACATGAAACTGGACTTCACATTCGATTCTGATCTCTCGCAGCTGACGGACGACAAGAGCAAGAGCCTGGGCATGACGCGCTCCATGCACATAGCCGGTGGCCAGAGCACGATATCGCCGTCGACCGCGGAACTAAACCTGAAGATCGCGTCCGTGAAGAAGGTCTGGGAGAACGCGCCGCCGATGCCCACCGTCGTCGAGCACGAggacggcggcggcgtcgtCAGCAGTGCGACCAGTTTCCCGCAGGCGTTTGAGAGCGGCGACGTCGACGACAGTTACAGCCCGCACCAGCAGTACAGTCAGAACAATATGAAAAGTGAAATCACGACATCCACGAACGTGTGCAAG CTGGTTCCCCCGCAGGTGAAGCCGCAGCAACAGTCTTCGGGGAGCAGTGGCACGCAACCGGGATCTACCGTGCCCGGGCCAAGTCCCATCGGAGCCGGTCAAAGTCCCATCGGCCATCCTCCCGTTAGCCTCCAAGGTCCTCTAAGCCCACCTCCGTTCAACTCTACAGGCCAGCCTTCGCACATCAATTATCAG GAGTTCCCGCAATATCCCGGTTCACAAGCTGCGCAATACGGCGGCATGTCGGCCATACCGTCGCCACCGGCGGTGCTGTTCAACACAGGCTCGGGACAACTGCCAGCTCAAGCCGGCGGTTTGTACGGAGCGTTCCAATTAGATCAAAGCCGATCACCGTTCACGCAGTACACGCCGTACGCTCCGTCCCTCCAGAGCTCGTTCAGTCAACAGAACGTGTACTTGCAACaaccgccgccaccgccgccccACGCGCCGAACGCTCCCACACCGGAGATGTATCAGAGCAATTTGTCTCAATACCGCATT ACTGCGGCAGCCGCTCCTCCATTCGGACAGAACCAACAGCTCAGTAACAACCCTAACACGGTACTTATCAGTTCGTCGTCAAATTCTTTAATGTCGGCAAGTGTGAAACCGTCGTCGCAACCAATTGGAGCTATTGGAACTAAAGCTCCGCACTTTCAGACACCGTCTGCTCCTCAACCTAATCAA ttgaCTTACATACCGTACGATCCAAATCAAGTGCTCAGCGTAAGCGGCAGTTACATGGGCAATTCGCAATTAGTGCAGAGACCTGGTCCAAATGTCCAAGCGTCTGCCAATAGTTACTACAGCGCTACGTCTGCCg ACGTGTTTCCTGGATCGCAAACGGGCTTCTATCAGTCCGGCGGTGCCACTCAACAAACTGGAACTCATTACGGTCTGCAAGGATTTGGGCAGCACAGTCAAAGCCTGGCAACGGGCAGTGCAACCCCGGTCGGTCTACAAAACTACGGTCCTGGTTTCTTGTCTAGTTCAGGATTGCAAATAGCCGCGGCGGCTCAGCAATTTCGCAATCCTACTGGCGGTTTACCGGGACCAGGAAATGCGGGACCCACGTTTCTCAGCAAGCACCAACCGCAGGAGCAGCCCAGACAGTTGAAGAGTCCGTCGGGAAATCAACAAGACGTGCTCGCGTCAGTTTTTAGCTCGA taaaaaatcatttatttgtagCTCCTCAAATACCGTCGCCTAAATCGAGAAATTGCAAACAACAATCTTCGTCACAACAACCACAACCGAGTCCCACGCAACATCACAAATATCAGCAATATCAGGGCGTTAGTCAGTCTGCTCTGGTAAGCAGCTACAATAACTAC GTTTTACAACAGAATGTACGTGGAATGGGTATGCCGCCGCGTGCTGGCATCCAACCTTCACAGCAGCGATACCCACCTCCCATACAACGACCCGTAGTACCATTCGCTCCGGGTCCAAATAATCCCTCGCAGCAGCAGCCTGCTTGTATGCCAacgcaacagcagcaacaagcTCAAATTAACCGTCATAGACCGAATTTGCAccagcaacaacagcagcagcagcaacgtAATATGAAGATGCAGCAGCAATATTACTCATCTCAAG GAAACGTTAAAATGGATTCAACTGACAAATCTGATAATCATAATGACAAGATGAATGATGGTCCTTCTGGAACGCAATCCGGGGGCAACAAGTCCAATGTGAACCAGCAAGATAGTGATAACAATAAGGAGGAAGTGAATCAGCAAAACGAGTGA